One genomic segment of Danio rerio strain Tuebingen ecotype United States chromosome 11, GRCz12tu, whole genome shotgun sequence includes these proteins:
- the iqsec1b gene encoding IQ motif and SEC7 domain-containing protein 1 isoform X4, translating into MWCLHCASDRSQSLLELGSCVEGEAPGGESGPSLDNSGGYLRGPVSRSAIISGEHFDGPPLYAHEVRQRPRRPKLQHSQSILRKQAEEEAIKRSRSLSESYELSTDLQDKQVEMLERKYGGRFITRHAARTIQTAFRQYQMNKNFERLRSSMSENRMSRRIVLSNMRMQFSFEGPEKVHSSYFEGKQVSLTDDGSKLGALVQSERGEMVPANMKSPAVQSDFTDAITELEDVFSRQVKSLAESIDDALNCRSLHGDEGQSEATRGHPDLEQEVTYQVKPSHGSEHRKRDEMTASYSDVTLYIDEEELSPPLPLSQSVDRPSSTESDLRIRSLNSSQDYWSLAHKDEKADTDTSCRSTPSLECQEQRLRIDHLPLLTIEPPSDSSVELSDRSDRSSLKRQNAYDRGIASQQGSPKHIPSHALPPRGPAREDEAPRHRPRQLESHLAINGTANRQSKSESDFSDGDNDSINSTSNSNDTINCSSESSSRDSLREQTLSKQTYHKETRNSWDSPAFSNDIIRKRHYRIGLNLFNKKPEKGIQYLIERGFVPDTPVGVAHFLLQRKGLSRQMIGEFLGNRQKQFNRDVLDCVVDEMDFSAMELDEALRKFQAHIRVQGEAQKVERLIEAFSQRYCICNPGVVRQFRNPDTIFILAFAIILLNTDMYSPNVKPERKMKLEDFVKNLRGVDDGEDIPREMLVGIYERIRKRELKTNEDHVSQVQKVEKLIVGKKPIGSLHHGLGCVLSLPHRRLVCYCRLFEVPDPNKPQKLGLHQREIFLFNDLLVVTKIFQKKKNSVTYSFRQSFSLYGMQVLLFENQYYPNGVRLTSALPGADIKVLINFNAPNPQDRKKFTDDLRESIAEVQEMEKYRIESELEKQKGVVRPSISQSSGLKKETGNGNLSRTSLDDSYAMGEGLKRSALSSSLRDLSDAGKRGRRSSAGSLDSNMEGSIISSPHIRRRATSSRDCPSRQQSIPNSSSLLGSLFGTKRGKSPSLPSQSSHPSHPTLISHTPHPSNLHHTARDGVTVTETQAQMHPHHAQFCHMQNPPPYHHHHHYHPPAHIQHPPHQYHPPPGPSSSHSHSHSQHGHGPHPSHSSHPSHSQHAPHHHSQPPAPPPAASSTKPKHSGISTVV; encoded by the exons TGTGGAAGGTGAGGCTCCGGGCGGCGAGTCGGGCCCCTCTCTGGACAATAGTGGAGGTTACTTACGAGGACCGGTGAGCCGCAGTGCTATCATTAGTGGCGAGCACTTTGACGGCCCACCGTTGTACGCTCACGAGGTACGGCAGCGCCCACGGAGACCCAAACTTCAGCATTCTCAGTCCATTCTCCGCAAACAGGCTGAGGAGGAGGCCATCAAACGCTCCCGATCGCTGTCTGAGAGCTATGAGCTCTCCACCGACCTCCAAGACAAACAG GTGGAGATGCTTGAGCGGAAGTATGGAGGGCGTTTTATAACCCGACATGCTGCACGAACAATCCAGACTGCATTCCGCCAGTATCAGATGAACAAGAACTTTGAGCGCCTCCGGAGTTCTATGTCAGAAAACCGCATGTCCAGACGCATAGTTTTATCCAATATGAGAATGCAGTTTTCATTTGAAGGACCTGAAAAAGTCCACAGTTCATACTTTGAGGGCAAGCAGGTGTCTCTTACGGATGATGGGTCTAAACTAGGAGCATTGGTACAATCTGAGCGCGGTGAGATGGTCCCCGCCAACATGAAGTCACCTGCGGTCCAGAGCGATTTCACAGACGCCATTACAGAACTGGAGGATGTTTTCTCTCGACAAGTGAAGTCATTGGCAGAATCGATAGACGATGCACTGAACTGTCGTAGCCTACACGGAGACGAGGGACAGTCAGAAGCAACCAGAGGTCATCCAGACTTGGAGCAAGAGGTTACCTACCAGGTCAAGCCTTCCCACGGTAGCGAGCACCGAAAGCGAGATGAGATGACAGCCTCCTACAGCGATGTGACACTTTATATAGATGAGGAAGAGCTCTCGCCACCTCTTCCTTTATCACAATCAGTTGACAGACCCTCTAGCACTGAGTCAGACCTCCGTATACGTTCTTTGAACTCTTCGCAGGACTACTGGTCTCTAGCTCATAAGGATGAAAAAGCCGACACGGACACTAGCTGCCGCAGCACCCCATCTCTAGAGTGTCAAGAGCAAAGATTGAGAATAGACCACCTTCCTCTGCTCACTATCGAACCTCCGAGTGATAGCTCTGTTGAGTTGAGTGACCGCTCTGACCGAAGCTCTCTCAAGAGACAGAACGCTTACGATCGAGGCATAGCCAGCCAGCAGGGCAGCCCTAAGCACATCCCTTCCCATGCACTCCCACCACGGGGGCCAGCAAGAGAGGATGAAGCTCCACGCCATCGGCCGCGGCAGCTGGAAAGCCATCTGGCTATCAATGGCACCGCCAACCGGCAAAGCAAATCCGAGTCTGACTTCTCTGATGGTGATAATGACAGCATCAACAGCACTTCCAATTCCAATGATACGATCAACTGCAGTTCGGAGTCCTCTTCCAGGGACAGTCTTCGAGAGCAGACTCTCAGTAAGCAGACGTATCACAAGGAGACACGAAACAGTTGGGACTCGCCAGCATTTAGCAATGATATCATCCGCAAGAGGCACTATCGAATTGGCCTGAACCTTTTCAACAA GAAACCTGAAAAAGGCATCCAGTATCTGATTGAGCGAGGATTTGTCCCAGACACACCTGTGGGAGTTGCCCATTTCCTGTTACAGAGAAAAGGGTTGAGTCGACAGATGATTGGCGAGTTCCTGGGCAACAGGCAGAAACAGTTCAACAGAGATGTTCTTGA CTGTGTGGTAGATGAGATGGATTTCTCTGCAATGGAGCTGGATGAAGCCTTGAGAAAATTCCAGGCACATATCCGGGTGCAGGGAGAGGCACAGAAAGTGGAGAGACTAATTGAAGCCTTCAG TCAGCGCTACTGCATCTGCAACCCGGGGGTGGTACGGCAGTTTAGGAACCCAGATACCATCTTCATCCTGGCGTTTGCCATTATACTCCTCAACACAGATATGTACAGCCCGAATGTGAAGCCAGAGAGGAAGATGAAACTAGAGGACTTTGTGAAGAACCTTCGCG GAGTGGATGATGGAGAGGACATCCCGAGAGAGATGTTAGTGGGCATCTATGAGCGAATTCGTAAACGAGAGCTTAAGACGAATGAAGACCATGTGTCCCAAGTGCAAAAGGTGGAGAAACTCATCGTGGGCAAAAAGCCG ATCGGCTCTCTGCATCATGGCCTCGGATGT GTTCTGTCTCTGCCACATCGCAGACTGGTCTGTTACTGTAGACTGTTTGAAGTCCCGGACCCCAACAAACCTCAAAAACTGGGCCTCCACCAGAGAGAAATCTTCCTGTTCAATGACCTTCTAGTG gtcACTAAGATTttccagaagaagaagaattcggTGACGTACAGTTTCAGGCAGTCCTTTTCTCTCTACGGGATGCAGGTGCTGCTGTTTGAAAACCAGT ATTACCCCAATGGAGTGCGTCTCACTTCAGCTCTTCCAGGCGCAGACATCAAGGTTCTCATTAACTTCAATGCCCCAAACCCGCAAGACCGTAAGAAGTTCACTGATGACCTGCGTGAGTCCATCGCAGAAGTGCAGGAGATGGAGAAATACAGGATAGAGT ctgaaTTGGAGAAGCAGAAAGGTGTAGTCCGTCCTAGCATTTCACAGAGCTCAGGGTTGAAAAAAGAAACGGGGAACGGCAATTTGAGTCGAACCAGTCTGGATGATAGCTATGCCATGGGGGAAGGCCTGAAGAGAAGTGCCCTCAGCAGCTCCTTACGTGACCTTTCAGATGCAG GCAAGCGGGGGCGCCGCAGCAGTGCAGGATCTCTAGACAGCAATATGGAA GGGTCCATCATTAGCAGCCCCCACATACGGCGAAGAGCCACTTCCAGCCGCGACTGTCCCTCCCGCCAGCAGTCTATCCCCAATTCCTCCTCTCTGCTGGGTTCTCTATTCGGCACCAAACGAGGCAAATCTCCCTCCCTGCCATCCCAGTCGTCCCACCCTTCCCATCCAACACTCATCTCTCACACCCCTCACCCTTCTAACCTGCACCACACGGCCCGCGACGGCGTCACCGTCACCGAAACCCAAGCCCAGATGCACCCGCACCACGCTCAATTCTGCCACATGCAGAATCCCCCTCCgtaccaccaccaccatcactaCCACCCTCCAGCGCACATCCAACACCCACCCCACCAGTACCACCCTCCACCCGGCCCCTCATCCTCTCACAGCCACTCACACAGCCAACACGGCCACGGTCCGCATCCGTCCCACTCATCCCACCCTtcccactcccagcatgcaccacACCACCACAGCCAGCCTCCGGCGCCTCCACCCGCGGCCAGCAGCACCAAGCCCAAACACAGCGGCATCAGCACTGTGGTTTGA
- the iqsec1b gene encoding IQ motif and SEC7 domain-containing protein 1 isoform X11 encodes MLERKYGGRFITRHAARTIQTAFRQYQMNKNFERLRSSMSENRMSRRIVLSNMRMQFSFEGPEKVHSSYFEGKQVSLTDDGSKLGALVQSERGEMVPANMKSPAVQSDFTDAITELEDVFSRQVKSLAESIDDALNCRSLHGDEGQSEATRGHPDLEQEVTYQVKPSHGSEHRKRDEMTASYSDVTLYIDEEELSPPLPLSQSVDRPSSTESDLRIRSLNSSQDYWSLAHKDEKADTDTSCRSTPSLECQEQRLRIDHLPLLTIEPPSDSSVELSDRSDRSSLKRQNAYDRGIASQQGSPKHIPSHALPPRGPAREDEAPRHRPRQLESHLAINGTANRQSKSESDFSDGDNDSINSTSNSNDTINCSSESSSRDSLREQTLSKQTYHKETRNSWDSPAFSNDIIRKRHYRIGLNLFNKKPEKGIQYLIERGFVPDTPVGVAHFLLQRKGLSRQMIGEFLGNRQKQFNRDVLDCVVDEMDFSAMELDEALRKFQAHIRVQGEAQKVERLIEAFSQRYCICNPGVVRQFRNPDTIFILAFAIILLNTDMYSPNVKPERKMKLEDFVKNLRGVDDGEDIPREMLVGIYERIRKRELKTNEDHVSQVQKVEKLIVGKKPIGSLHHGLGCVLSLPHRRLVCYCRLFEVPDPNKPQKLGLHQREIFLFNDLLVVTKIFQKKKNSVTYSFRQSFSLYGMQVLLFENQYYPNGVRLTSALPGADIKVLINFNAPNPQDRKKFTDDLRESIAEVQEMEKYRIESELEKQKGVVRPSISQSSGLKKETGNGNLSRTSLDDSYAMGEGLKRSALSSSLRDLSDAGKRGRRSSAGSLDSNMEGSIISSPHIRRRATSSRDCPSRQQSIPNSSSLLGSLFGTKRGKSPSLPSQSSHPSHPTLISHTPHPSNLHHTARDGVTVTETQAQMHPHHAQFCHMQNPPPYHHHHHYHPPAHIQHPPHQYHPPPGPSSSHSHSHSQHGHGPHPSHSSHPSHSQHAPHHHSQPPAPPPAASSTKPKHSGISTVV; translated from the exons ATGCTTGAGCGGAAGTATGGAGGGCGTTTTATAACCCGACATGCTGCACGAACAATCCAGACTGCATTCCGCCAGTATCAGATGAACAAGAACTTTGAGCGCCTCCGGAGTTCTATGTCAGAAAACCGCATGTCCAGACGCATAGTTTTATCCAATATGAGAATGCAGTTTTCATTTGAAGGACCTGAAAAAGTCCACAGTTCATACTTTGAGGGCAAGCAGGTGTCTCTTACGGATGATGGGTCTAAACTAGGAGCATTGGTACAATCTGAGCGCGGTGAGATGGTCCCCGCCAACATGAAGTCACCTGCGGTCCAGAGCGATTTCACAGACGCCATTACAGAACTGGAGGATGTTTTCTCTCGACAAGTGAAGTCATTGGCAGAATCGATAGACGATGCACTGAACTGTCGTAGCCTACACGGAGACGAGGGACAGTCAGAAGCAACCAGAGGTCATCCAGACTTGGAGCAAGAGGTTACCTACCAGGTCAAGCCTTCCCACGGTAGCGAGCACCGAAAGCGAGATGAGATGACAGCCTCCTACAGCGATGTGACACTTTATATAGATGAGGAAGAGCTCTCGCCACCTCTTCCTTTATCACAATCAGTTGACAGACCCTCTAGCACTGAGTCAGACCTCCGTATACGTTCTTTGAACTCTTCGCAGGACTACTGGTCTCTAGCTCATAAGGATGAAAAAGCCGACACGGACACTAGCTGCCGCAGCACCCCATCTCTAGAGTGTCAAGAGCAAAGATTGAGAATAGACCACCTTCCTCTGCTCACTATCGAACCTCCGAGTGATAGCTCTGTTGAGTTGAGTGACCGCTCTGACCGAAGCTCTCTCAAGAGACAGAACGCTTACGATCGAGGCATAGCCAGCCAGCAGGGCAGCCCTAAGCACATCCCTTCCCATGCACTCCCACCACGGGGGCCAGCAAGAGAGGATGAAGCTCCACGCCATCGGCCGCGGCAGCTGGAAAGCCATCTGGCTATCAATGGCACCGCCAACCGGCAAAGCAAATCCGAGTCTGACTTCTCTGATGGTGATAATGACAGCATCAACAGCACTTCCAATTCCAATGATACGATCAACTGCAGTTCGGAGTCCTCTTCCAGGGACAGTCTTCGAGAGCAGACTCTCAGTAAGCAGACGTATCACAAGGAGACACGAAACAGTTGGGACTCGCCAGCATTTAGCAATGATATCATCCGCAAGAGGCACTATCGAATTGGCCTGAACCTTTTCAACAA GAAACCTGAAAAAGGCATCCAGTATCTGATTGAGCGAGGATTTGTCCCAGACACACCTGTGGGAGTTGCCCATTTCCTGTTACAGAGAAAAGGGTTGAGTCGACAGATGATTGGCGAGTTCCTGGGCAACAGGCAGAAACAGTTCAACAGAGATGTTCTTGA CTGTGTGGTAGATGAGATGGATTTCTCTGCAATGGAGCTGGATGAAGCCTTGAGAAAATTCCAGGCACATATCCGGGTGCAGGGAGAGGCACAGAAAGTGGAGAGACTAATTGAAGCCTTCAG TCAGCGCTACTGCATCTGCAACCCGGGGGTGGTACGGCAGTTTAGGAACCCAGATACCATCTTCATCCTGGCGTTTGCCATTATACTCCTCAACACAGATATGTACAGCCCGAATGTGAAGCCAGAGAGGAAGATGAAACTAGAGGACTTTGTGAAGAACCTTCGCG GAGTGGATGATGGAGAGGACATCCCGAGAGAGATGTTAGTGGGCATCTATGAGCGAATTCGTAAACGAGAGCTTAAGACGAATGAAGACCATGTGTCCCAAGTGCAAAAGGTGGAGAAACTCATCGTGGGCAAAAAGCCG ATCGGCTCTCTGCATCATGGCCTCGGATGT GTTCTGTCTCTGCCACATCGCAGACTGGTCTGTTACTGTAGACTGTTTGAAGTCCCGGACCCCAACAAACCTCAAAAACTGGGCCTCCACCAGAGAGAAATCTTCCTGTTCAATGACCTTCTAGTG gtcACTAAGATTttccagaagaagaagaattcggTGACGTACAGTTTCAGGCAGTCCTTTTCTCTCTACGGGATGCAGGTGCTGCTGTTTGAAAACCAGT ATTACCCCAATGGAGTGCGTCTCACTTCAGCTCTTCCAGGCGCAGACATCAAGGTTCTCATTAACTTCAATGCCCCAAACCCGCAAGACCGTAAGAAGTTCACTGATGACCTGCGTGAGTCCATCGCAGAAGTGCAGGAGATGGAGAAATACAGGATAGAGT ctgaaTTGGAGAAGCAGAAAGGTGTAGTCCGTCCTAGCATTTCACAGAGCTCAGGGTTGAAAAAAGAAACGGGGAACGGCAATTTGAGTCGAACCAGTCTGGATGATAGCTATGCCATGGGGGAAGGCCTGAAGAGAAGTGCCCTCAGCAGCTCCTTACGTGACCTTTCAGATGCAG GCAAGCGGGGGCGCCGCAGCAGTGCAGGATCTCTAGACAGCAATATGGAA GGGTCCATCATTAGCAGCCCCCACATACGGCGAAGAGCCACTTCCAGCCGCGACTGTCCCTCCCGCCAGCAGTCTATCCCCAATTCCTCCTCTCTGCTGGGTTCTCTATTCGGCACCAAACGAGGCAAATCTCCCTCCCTGCCATCCCAGTCGTCCCACCCTTCCCATCCAACACTCATCTCTCACACCCCTCACCCTTCTAACCTGCACCACACGGCCCGCGACGGCGTCACCGTCACCGAAACCCAAGCCCAGATGCACCCGCACCACGCTCAATTCTGCCACATGCAGAATCCCCCTCCgtaccaccaccaccatcactaCCACCCTCCAGCGCACATCCAACACCCACCCCACCAGTACCACCCTCCACCCGGCCCCTCATCCTCTCACAGCCACTCACACAGCCAACACGGCCACGGTCCGCATCCGTCCCACTCATCCCACCCTtcccactcccagcatgcaccacACCACCACAGCCAGCCTCCGGCGCCTCCACCCGCGGCCAGCAGCACCAAGCCCAAACACAGCGGCATCAGCACTGTGGTTTGA
- the iqsec1b gene encoding IQ motif and SEC7 domain-containing protein 1 isoform X2: MDGHFAYIDMENPTENPNKAAEYLKELNKIIETQQELLEKQKNRIEELEQQVCDLCQENACLKDQHQRHLATCRLQQQGNSHPTLGAIKENVIQEKNESEGLRVSNVSVEGEAPGGESGPSLDNSGGYLRGPVSRSAIISGEHFDGPPLYAHEVRQRPRRPKLQHSQSILRKQAEEEAIKRSRSLSESYELSTDLQDKQVEMLERKYGGRFITRHAARTIQTAFRQYQMNKNFERLRSSMSENRMSRRIVLSNMRMQFSFEGPEKVHSSYFEGKQVSLTDDGSKLGALVQSERGEMVPANMKSPAVQSDFTDAITELEDVFSRQVKSLAESIDDALNCRSLHGDEGQSEATRGHPDLEQEVTYQVKPSHGSEHRKRDEMTASYSDVTLYIDEEELSPPLPLSQSVDRPSSTESDLRIRSLNSSQDYWSLAHKDEKADTDTSCRSTPSLECQEQRLRIDHLPLLTIEPPSDSSVELSDRSDRSSLKRQNAYDRGIASQQGSPKHIPSHALPPRGPAREDEAPRHRPRQLESHLAINGTANRQSKSESDFSDGDNDSINSTSNSNDTINCSSESSSRDSLREQTLSKQTYHKETRNSWDSPAFSNDIIRKRHYRIGLNLFNKKPEKGIQYLIERGFVPDTPVGVAHFLLQRKGLSRQMIGEFLGNRQKQFNRDVLDCVVDEMDFSAMELDEALRKFQAHIRVQGEAQKVERLIEAFSQRYCICNPGVVRQFRNPDTIFILAFAIILLNTDMYSPNVKPERKMKLEDFVKNLRGVDDGEDIPREMLVGIYERIRKRELKTNEDHVSQVQKVEKLIVGKKPIGSLHHGLGCVLSLPHRRLVCYCRLFEVPDPNKPQKLGLHQREIFLFNDLLVVTKIFQKKKNSVTYSFRQSFSLYGMQVLLFENQYYPNGVRLTSALPGADIKVLINFNAPNPQDRKKFTDDLRESIAEVQEMEKYRIESELEKQKGVVRPSISQSSGLKKETGNGNLSRTSLDDSYAMGEGLKRSALSSSLRDLSDAGKRGRRSSAGSLDSNMEGSIISSPHIRRRATSSRDCPSRQQSIPNSSSLLGSLFGTKRGKSPSLPSQSSHPSHPTLISHTPHPSNLHHTARDGVTVTETQAQMHPHHAQFCHMQNPPPYHHHHHYHPPAHIQHPPHQYHPPPGPSSSHSHSHSQHGHGPHPSHSSHPSHSQHAPHHHSQPPAPPPAASSTKPKHSGISTVV, from the exons TGTGGAAGGTGAGGCTCCGGGCGGCGAGTCGGGCCCCTCTCTGGACAATAGTGGAGGTTACTTACGAGGACCGGTGAGCCGCAGTGCTATCATTAGTGGCGAGCACTTTGACGGCCCACCGTTGTACGCTCACGAGGTACGGCAGCGCCCACGGAGACCCAAACTTCAGCATTCTCAGTCCATTCTCCGCAAACAGGCTGAGGAGGAGGCCATCAAACGCTCCCGATCGCTGTCTGAGAGCTATGAGCTCTCCACCGACCTCCAAGACAAACAG GTGGAGATGCTTGAGCGGAAGTATGGAGGGCGTTTTATAACCCGACATGCTGCACGAACAATCCAGACTGCATTCCGCCAGTATCAGATGAACAAGAACTTTGAGCGCCTCCGGAGTTCTATGTCAGAAAACCGCATGTCCAGACGCATAGTTTTATCCAATATGAGAATGCAGTTTTCATTTGAAGGACCTGAAAAAGTCCACAGTTCATACTTTGAGGGCAAGCAGGTGTCTCTTACGGATGATGGGTCTAAACTAGGAGCATTGGTACAATCTGAGCGCGGTGAGATGGTCCCCGCCAACATGAAGTCACCTGCGGTCCAGAGCGATTTCACAGACGCCATTACAGAACTGGAGGATGTTTTCTCTCGACAAGTGAAGTCATTGGCAGAATCGATAGACGATGCACTGAACTGTCGTAGCCTACACGGAGACGAGGGACAGTCAGAAGCAACCAGAGGTCATCCAGACTTGGAGCAAGAGGTTACCTACCAGGTCAAGCCTTCCCACGGTAGCGAGCACCGAAAGCGAGATGAGATGACAGCCTCCTACAGCGATGTGACACTTTATATAGATGAGGAAGAGCTCTCGCCACCTCTTCCTTTATCACAATCAGTTGACAGACCCTCTAGCACTGAGTCAGACCTCCGTATACGTTCTTTGAACTCTTCGCAGGACTACTGGTCTCTAGCTCATAAGGATGAAAAAGCCGACACGGACACTAGCTGCCGCAGCACCCCATCTCTAGAGTGTCAAGAGCAAAGATTGAGAATAGACCACCTTCCTCTGCTCACTATCGAACCTCCGAGTGATAGCTCTGTTGAGTTGAGTGACCGCTCTGACCGAAGCTCTCTCAAGAGACAGAACGCTTACGATCGAGGCATAGCCAGCCAGCAGGGCAGCCCTAAGCACATCCCTTCCCATGCACTCCCACCACGGGGGCCAGCAAGAGAGGATGAAGCTCCACGCCATCGGCCGCGGCAGCTGGAAAGCCATCTGGCTATCAATGGCACCGCCAACCGGCAAAGCAAATCCGAGTCTGACTTCTCTGATGGTGATAATGACAGCATCAACAGCACTTCCAATTCCAATGATACGATCAACTGCAGTTCGGAGTCCTCTTCCAGGGACAGTCTTCGAGAGCAGACTCTCAGTAAGCAGACGTATCACAAGGAGACACGAAACAGTTGGGACTCGCCAGCATTTAGCAATGATATCATCCGCAAGAGGCACTATCGAATTGGCCTGAACCTTTTCAACAA GAAACCTGAAAAAGGCATCCAGTATCTGATTGAGCGAGGATTTGTCCCAGACACACCTGTGGGAGTTGCCCATTTCCTGTTACAGAGAAAAGGGTTGAGTCGACAGATGATTGGCGAGTTCCTGGGCAACAGGCAGAAACAGTTCAACAGAGATGTTCTTGA CTGTGTGGTAGATGAGATGGATTTCTCTGCAATGGAGCTGGATGAAGCCTTGAGAAAATTCCAGGCACATATCCGGGTGCAGGGAGAGGCACAGAAAGTGGAGAGACTAATTGAAGCCTTCAG TCAGCGCTACTGCATCTGCAACCCGGGGGTGGTACGGCAGTTTAGGAACCCAGATACCATCTTCATCCTGGCGTTTGCCATTATACTCCTCAACACAGATATGTACAGCCCGAATGTGAAGCCAGAGAGGAAGATGAAACTAGAGGACTTTGTGAAGAACCTTCGCG GAGTGGATGATGGAGAGGACATCCCGAGAGAGATGTTAGTGGGCATCTATGAGCGAATTCGTAAACGAGAGCTTAAGACGAATGAAGACCATGTGTCCCAAGTGCAAAAGGTGGAGAAACTCATCGTGGGCAAAAAGCCG ATCGGCTCTCTGCATCATGGCCTCGGATGT GTTCTGTCTCTGCCACATCGCAGACTGGTCTGTTACTGTAGACTGTTTGAAGTCCCGGACCCCAACAAACCTCAAAAACTGGGCCTCCACCAGAGAGAAATCTTCCTGTTCAATGACCTTCTAGTG gtcACTAAGATTttccagaagaagaagaattcggTGACGTACAGTTTCAGGCAGTCCTTTTCTCTCTACGGGATGCAGGTGCTGCTGTTTGAAAACCAGT ATTACCCCAATGGAGTGCGTCTCACTTCAGCTCTTCCAGGCGCAGACATCAAGGTTCTCATTAACTTCAATGCCCCAAACCCGCAAGACCGTAAGAAGTTCACTGATGACCTGCGTGAGTCCATCGCAGAAGTGCAGGAGATGGAGAAATACAGGATAGAGT ctgaaTTGGAGAAGCAGAAAGGTGTAGTCCGTCCTAGCATTTCACAGAGCTCAGGGTTGAAAAAAGAAACGGGGAACGGCAATTTGAGTCGAACCAGTCTGGATGATAGCTATGCCATGGGGGAAGGCCTGAAGAGAAGTGCCCTCAGCAGCTCCTTACGTGACCTTTCAGATGCAG GCAAGCGGGGGCGCCGCAGCAGTGCAGGATCTCTAGACAGCAATATGGAA GGGTCCATCATTAGCAGCCCCCACATACGGCGAAGAGCCACTTCCAGCCGCGACTGTCCCTCCCGCCAGCAGTCTATCCCCAATTCCTCCTCTCTGCTGGGTTCTCTATTCGGCACCAAACGAGGCAAATCTCCCTCCCTGCCATCCCAGTCGTCCCACCCTTCCCATCCAACACTCATCTCTCACACCCCTCACCCTTCTAACCTGCACCACACGGCCCGCGACGGCGTCACCGTCACCGAAACCCAAGCCCAGATGCACCCGCACCACGCTCAATTCTGCCACATGCAGAATCCCCCTCCgtaccaccaccaccatcactaCCACCCTCCAGCGCACATCCAACACCCACCCCACCAGTACCACCCTCCACCCGGCCCCTCATCCTCTCACAGCCACTCACACAGCCAACACGGCCACGGTCCGCATCCGTCCCACTCATCCCACCCTtcccactcccagcatgcaccacACCACCACAGCCAGCCTCCGGCGCCTCCACCCGCGGCCAGCAGCACCAAGCCCAAACACAGCGGCATCAGCACTGTGGTTTGA